In the Artemia franciscana chromosome 1, ASM3288406v1, whole genome shotgun sequence genome, one interval contains:
- the LOC136037317 gene encoding uncharacterized protein LOC136037317 — MKIGIWNVTASKNDYRIDILTEEFRRLELDSLGVSETHIPGSQDNKHEICSVRKDGVHEHCVGLVMNKEAAKSCLGWESINNRILIADCTTKKSSVLVMGVYAPVEPTDGDTSYSDGFYLQ; from the coding sequence atgaaaattggaatttgGAATGTTACGGCgtcaaaaaatgactatcgtataGACATTTTGACTGAGGAATTCAGACGACTCGAACTGGACtcattaggagtttcagaaacccATATCCCTGGATCCCAGGACAACAAGCATGAAATTTGTTCAgtcaggaaggatggggtacatgaACATTGTGTAGGGCTCGtaatgaataaggaagctgctaagtcttgtttaggctgggaaagTATTAATAACAGAATTCTAATTGCTGACTGTACGACTAAAAAGTCCAGTGTATTAGTTATGGGAGTATACgcccctgttgaaccgactgatggagatactagttaCTCAGACGGGTTTTACTTACAGTAA